AAGGTTAGGCAGTAACCTTGAAGTCACCATCCGCTTTAGAGCGCACCTGAGCCAAGAATTATTGTCAGCCCAGTAGCGTGTATGGGCCAATTGGCTTAATGCTTTAGCACAAGATTTTTTTGAACCCGAGATAACGTATAGAAGGTAGCAATCATTGCAAACACGCTGATTAATACGGTCAAGCCGCTTTCAGTGAGACCTGCTATTACGAATGAAACCAGGGCAATACCACCATTAGTTAATGCGTAGGGAAGCTGTGTTCTGACATGGTCGATGTGATCACAACCAGCGCCCGTTGATGCCAAAATGGTCGAGTCAGAAATGGGCGAACAGTGATCTCCAAAGATACCTCCTGACAAGACGGCAGCAATACTTATGATAATGGGTGCTTCTAAACCAGCTGCCATAGGAATCGCCAAGGGAAGCATAATAGCGAAGGTACCCCAAGAGCTTCCGGTAGCGAAGGACATGCCTGCGGCCGAGAGAAAGATAACAGCAGGAACAATAAAGGACGGGACGTTGCCTTCCATAAGATCAACGATATAGTTGGCGGTTCCCATCTCTTTGAGTAGCGATCCTAGTGCCCATGCAAGCACTAGAATGAGTACTACACTGACCATTTTCTGCATACCTGAAATATAGATATCAAAAATATCGCCAAGACGTTTTACTTTGAAATAAATCATCAAACTCATAAGCACTACAGCGGCAAAAAAATAGGCCGTGCTCAGCGCGACTCTAAAGTCACTGCCAGGGACTGACTCGAAAGGAAACCCAGCCGCCACCAAAAGGCTAAATAGAGTAACGAACAGTACACTGAGAGGAAGCCAGATAAGAGATGGGTGGCTTTCTACACCGGTACTATTAAGCTGAGCATCAACTTTACGTAAGGGGGTTGAACCGGGCCAATATAGTTGGCCTGTTTCTCTAACGCGCTGATCCGCCTGTCTCATGGCACCGAAATCAATACGCGCGAGAGCAACCGTCGGAACGGCTAGTACCGTCAAAATTGCATAGAACTGGAAGGGTATCGTTTGCACAAATGCTGTAAATTCAGAGGCATTAATCCCGAGATGATTAAACTCTTCCCGAATGAGCCCCATAACGTAAACTCCCCAGCCAATAAAGGGAATCAAGATGGCGACTGGGGAGGAAGTAGAGTCCAGAATCCAGGCCAGTTTTTCTCGTGAGACTTTGACTTTATCAAATATTTTTTCGAAAACAGGGCCCACAATTAAAGGTGTACCCATATCTGAGAAGAATATTATTAAGCCCCCCATCCACGCTGAGATCTGAGTTTTTGCCTTGGTATTAATATAGTGAATAGTCCGGCTAGCAAGAGCTGCACCGCCACCCGAATGCTCGACTAGTGAAACGAATCCTCCGATGAAAAATAACAGGACAATAACAGCAGCATTGTAGCTATCGGTAAGCTGAGGCGTTACGTAATCACGAATGGTGCTTGTTGTGGCAGCAATCGGGTTTCCACCAGAGAGCATCATTAATCCCGCAAAGATGCCTACAGAAAGGGAGACGATGACATTTCTAAACAGGACGGCTAGCACAATGGACAGTATTGGAGGAATGAGAGAAATAAACCCCATATTTTCCATATTATTCTTCTCCTAATGGATTGAAAGCATATCGCGTAAGCAACGAGTGACATTAGCTCAGAGGATCAATGTATTGTGGCGATGAGTGCGTGAACATACGCAATATGAGAGCTGTAAAGCTCACGAGATTAGCGCCGAACTCAAGCTGCTATACAGCAGCAAAAAAAATAGAGTAGAAAGGGTTTCCTCCCAGGTCTCATCAGTGCTTTTCCGCTAAAATTTTGTGCGCAATATCCATTATTAAACAAACAAAATCAACCCTTTATTTAAAACCAACAACTCCCTAAAGCAATGTTTTAAACGTATACAAGTACATCAATAAAAAATGCCAAGGCAGTGCCTTGGCATTTCGGTTTGCTCTTAACAGCGCTCTTCCTACCTCAACTGAAACGGATAAACCGAGCCAATTTGCAGCAGCTGTGTCAGTTCATCCAATGCCGTGAGCGACTCTTCTGCAAGCTGCGGGTCGGCAAGATCATCGGGCGCTAGTCGGTCACGGTAATGACGGTTGACCCAAGCGGTTAGATCGCCGTACAGCGCATCGGTCAGCAGCACGCGGCCGGTGAGCGCTGCGCACTCGGCATCCGTCAACACTACGCGTAAACGCAGGCAGGCGGGTCCACCGCCGTTGCGCATGCTTTGCTTGACGTCTTTCACGATCACGTCACTGATCGGGTTATTGCCCGCCAGCAGGTAACCTTGCAGCGTGCGCCAGACCGCTTCTCGCTCCTGGCATTCACTGGGTACGACCAGCGTCATCGTGCCGTCTGGATTAGACAGCAGCTGTGAGTTGAACAGATAGGAAGCGACCGCATCTTCCATGCTGACGGCGTCGAGAGGCACGCGTATGGGAATCAAGGGCGTCGACATTTTGGCGCGCAGCTCATCTAGCGTCCCCTCTTCATCCAAAAACGCCATTTCGTGATACAGCAGTACAGGGCCATTGCCAACAGCAATCACGTCATTGTGGAAAACGCCTGCGTCGATGGCGTCCGGGTGCTGCTGAGCAAACACCGTTTGAGCTTCCGTCAGGCCGTGCTGGCGAGCCACCGCTTGGCTAGCTTCTAACGTCTGTCTTGCCGGAAAACGTGCTGGCTGGCGCTCGCCACCAAACGACTGGCGGCCATAGACAAACAGATGCACGCCTGGCTCGCCATGCTCGCCGCAAAGGCGCGTATGGTTGGCCGCGCCTTCATCGGAAAAATCAGGCGTGGCGGGCAACACCGGGTGATGGGCGAAATACTGCTCATCGTGAAAAATCGCCCGCAGTACACGGCCCGTCGTTTGTGGTTCGAGGTAACGATGAAAGCTGGACTGCAGATTCGCCGGAGTGAAATGTACTCGGCTGTCCCACGCATCCCGGCTGGGCGTAATAGTGCCCGCGTTAGCCGTCCACATGCTGGAAGCGGAGCAAACGGCGCGCAGCAAGTGCGGGGCCTCGGTGGCGGCGCGAGCCAACACTTCACGGTGGCTACCCTTGAAGCCTAAATCGCGCAGAGCGCCGATATCAGGCCGCTGCTGAGGTGGCAATACGCCCTGAGCGTAGCCTGCATCCATCAGCGACTTCATTTTCAGCAGGCCCTGCAGCGCGCCCTCTTTGGGGTTCGACACCAAGCCGCCATGGCTCATCGAGGCAACGTTACCTACCGCAAGCCCGGAGTAATTGTGGGTAGGGCCAACCAAACCATCGAAATTGACTTCTCTGACATTGCTGATGGCAGCGGTGCTCATAGAATGACTCCCGGCGGCAGAGTGTCAGGCATCTCCAAGGTGTCGGCTTCCATGGACGCGACGGGGTAGGCGCAGTAGTCCGCCGCATAGTAAGCGCTGGGGCGATGATTGCCGCTGTCGCCCACGCCGCCAAAGGGCGCGTCGCCGGAAGCGCCGGTCGTTTGACGATTCCAGTTAACAATTCCGGCACGGATACGCAGCAAAAAGTCGTCCCAATCGGCTTTATCACCGCCAATCAGCCCGGCAGAGAGCCCGTAGCGGGTATTGTTAGCAAGCTCAAGCGCCTCATCCCAATCGTTGTAACGATGGATCTTGAGTAGCGGCCCAAAATGCTCCTCATCAGGAACGTCCAGGCCCGTCACGTCGATAAGCGCAGGGCTCAGCAAACTGGTGCCCTCCTGAAGCCGCTGCATACGATTGATGACCGTGCCGCCCAGTGCTTCCAGCGCGTCCTGAGCTTTTAGCAGGCCGTCCGCGGCAGCCACGCTAACCAAACCGGCGTAAAATGGCGCAGGATTTTCGTCAAACTGGCCCGCCACATGTAACTTGGTAATCGCCTCTGAAAGCGCGTCGATTAAGCGGTCGCCAACGTCACCAAAGGGCACCATCAATCGACGAGCACACGTACAGCGCTGGCCACCGGAAAGATACGCCGACTGTAGAATAGCCAACACGGCGGCGCGCTGATCGGGCACATCCTTGACCACCAAGGGATTATTACCGCCTAGCTCCAACGCGAGAATCTTATCCAACTGCCCGGCGAACTGCTTGTGCAGCATGCCGCCAACGTTGGCACTGCCGGTAAACAGCAAGCCATCAATACCGGGATGCGCAGCAAGCGACTGGCCGACCGCCACGCCACCCTGCACTAAGTTAATAACGCCGGCAGGCAGCCCGGCTTCTAGCCAGCACTGCAGCGTGAGATCAGCCGTTAACGGGGTTTGGTCACTGGGTTTAAAAACGATGCAGTTACCTGCCAGCAGCGCGGGCACCATGTGGCCGTTAGGTAAGTGGCCGGGAAAGTTATAAGGGCCAAATACCGCCATGACACCGTGGGGGCGATGGCGCAGAACGGCTTTAGCGCTACCCACCGCTTTTTCACGCTCGCCGGTACGTTCATGGTATGCGCTGATCGACAGGGCAATCTTACCCACCATCGCTCCTGCCTCGGTGCGCGCCTCCCAGAGCGGCTTGCCGGTTTCAGAGGCAATCGCCAGGGCGAGGTCTTCACCACGCGTTTTTAGAATCTCGGCAAACCGCTCGACCAGTGCCTGACGCTCAGTAACCGGCGTACGCGCCCAGCTAGGAAACGCTCCCCGTGCGGCGTTAATCGCGGCGCCAACCTGCTCACTAGAAGCTGATGCACCCTGCCACAGCTGCTTAGCCGAGATAGGATCATGTTTGGCGAACGTGTCTGCTTCGCCTGCTACCCAGGCGCCGTTGATCAATTGCTGCTGTTGAGCGTGCATCGTTCTCTCCTAACGTTGCCAAACTTATACCGTGCTTATTTTTACAGGATTTAGGTTTCCAGTAAGCGAACGAAGTCACCGGTGGTGACGTCCAGCCGGCTTGCTTCCTGCTCACTAAGCACGATGGTGTTGTCATGCGCCGGTGCACGGCCTATCCAACTGGCCGTAAAGTTGCGCATTTGGATAGTAGCCGCCAGCCAGCGGCTAACGCTCTCTTGCGGGGCGCTGGGCGAAACCTCTACCTGACACAGCCGCGAGTTGCGAATCGCGCCCACGTCGTCGATATACGCCTCAACCGTCGGGCCGCCATCGAAAATGTCGATATAGCCTTCCCAGCGCAGCCCCTCTTTGTTGAGCATTTCTAGCGCAGGCCGGGTATGGCGATGCACCTGGCCAATGCAGGCGCGCGCCTCTTCGGCCATGAACGTTGTGTAAATAGGAAATCGCGGCATCAGCTCGCCGATAAAGCTCTTCTGGCCCAAACCGGTTAAGCGGTCAGCTTCACTGAAGTCCATAGGGAAAAAGTGCTTACCAAGGCTCTCCCAGAAAGGGCTGGTATTGTTCTCATCGAACACGCCGCGCATTTCCGCCAGCACCTTCTGCGGGAAGCGGTCACGAAATTGAGCGATAAACAGCCACCGAGCCTTGGAAAGCAGCGCGCCATTGCGTAAGTGACAATTCGCTTCGCCACGATACTCCGGGCGCAGAAACAGCGAGCAAACTTCGGCATCACCGGTGTGGTCGGAGCTTAAAAACAGCGTATCGATCGTGCGGTGCAAATCGAGCTGGATGGATGAGTGTGCCAGCGTACCCAGGCGATAGTTATAAAACGGCACTTCACGACCCACCTGGCCCTCAATCGCGCAGCAGCCGGCAAGTTCGCCATTTTCTTCATCTTCTAATACAAAGAAGTAGAGCCGATCGTCTACCGGTGTGCGTTCTTCAAATGCGCTGGCGGCGGCTTCAATTTTACCGGCGAGGAATTCACGATTATCCGGCAACGAGGTAAAGCCAACGCCTGCCTGCTGCGCAAGCGCCTGAAGCCCATCCAAATCTTCACGGGCAATGGGTCGAATGCGCATTACATTTCTCCTTCATCAAGCGCGTCTACCGCGGTGGGTAATGTCAACGGCGCGGCAAGCACCGCTCGCCCTTCGGTGACACCCAGCCGTTTGGCGTGCTCAGGAGACAGCATTAGCTGACCCGTCGGCGAGAGCGCATAGCGCGACACAATGCAGCGGAACTCACCGAGTTTTTGATTGGCGACCATCGCAGGCTCAGCATCGGGCAGCGCATGTTCAGGGCGAATGCGTACCGGATGCCAGGCGGCGCTGCGAAAGGTTTCAAGCCGTTCGCGCTCTGCTTTGACAATCGGCCCGGCGTCGAAAATGTCCACGTGACGAGAACGCACGAAGCCTTCCGCCAACATCTCCTGCAGCGCTTCTTCGTGAGCCGGGTGTTCGCGACCAATCGCGGCCCGCGCTTGGGGCGTAAGCAGCGGTAAATAAAGTGGAAATTGGGGCATCACCTCAGCAATAAAGCTTTTCGAGCGCACGCCCGCAATATGATTAATATCCTGAAAACTGCGCGCAAAAAAATGCCGCCCAACGCTCTCCCAAAACGGCGATTCGCTGTGGGTATCTAAATAGCCAGGAAAAGCCACCGCGAGAATGCGCGAGAAACGCTCCGGATACTGAGCAATAAACATCAACCGCGCGCGGCGTAGAAGGCTTTCTGCACTGGTGCCCTTGTAACGTGGGTTAAGCGAAAAAGCACACAGCAGCGTGGCATCTGATACTTCATGGGAGAGCGCTAATGTCTGCACTTCACGGCGTACATTGAGCTGCTGAGAGGCGTGAATCAGCGTTTCCTGACGATAAGTGTAATAGGCTTCACTGGCGCCAGCCTGGGCACGAATAGTGGCCGTGCCCAGCACCTCATCGCGGCTATCGTCCGCTAACACAAAGGTATAATGCTCGTTTTCAGGAAACTCAGCGTCACCACTAAACGCATCTAAAGAGCGCGCAATGCGCTCTTCAAGACGTTCGCGGTTAGCAGGCAGGTTGGTTAGCTTAGGCACGGCGTGCTCAGCTAACTGCTCCAACGCGTTGAGATCCGTCGCCTTAACGGGTCGTACTACCAGCATTCTCGACGCCCCCTCGGTTAACGCGGCACGTGGCTCACTCATGCTGTCGTAACAAGCCGCTCAATGGCCCGCTCTAGGCGCGCCATACCTTCCGCAATATCCGCCTCAGGAATCACCAGCGAAGGCGCCATGCGCAGTACGTTCGGCCCAGCAATCAACGCCATTAAGCCTTCCTCGATGGCCAGCGGCAGAATATCTTTAGCGCGGCCCTCGAAAGCATCCGACATTTGAGCGCCGATCAATAGCCCCATACCACGAATTTCTTTAAACACGCCGTACTTGCGATTAATGGTTTCTAAATGCTCACGGAAAAGATCGTGGCGCGTTTGAACGCCTGCCAAAACGTCTGGGGTATCGATAAACTCGACGGCCGCCAAAGCAATGGCAGACCCCAGCGCATTGCCGCCGTAAGTTGAGCCATGGGTGCCAAAGGCTAATGACTTGGCGACGTTATCGGTTGCCAGCATCGCGCCTACCGGAAAACCACCGCCTAACGATTTAGCACTGGTGAGAATGTCCGGCGTCACGCCATAGCGCTCGTAGGCGTAAAGCGTCCCGCAGCGGCCAACGCCGGTTTGCACTTCATCAAAAATGAGCAGGGCATTGTACTGATCACACAGTTCACGCAGGCCTTCCAGAAACTCGGGGCTCGCCGGAATAATGCCGCCCTCGCCCTGCATGGGCTCGACCATCACCGCGCAGGTGTCGTCGCCCATTAGGGCACGAACGCTTTCTAGGTCATTAAATTCAGCGTGCAAAATGCCGCCAGGAATCGGCCCAAAGCCCTGGGAGTATTTAGGTTGACCACCAACGCTGACCGTAAAGAGAGTCCGGCCATGGAAAGACTGATTGAATGAAATGATTTTGTCTTTCTTTTCGCCGTGGTGATCCACCGCGTAGCGACGAGCCAGCTTCAGCGCGGCCTCGTTCGCCTCTCCTCCCGAAGAACAAAGGTAGACTTTGTCAGCAAAGGTGCGCTCTACCAGTTTTTTAGCAAGCTTAAGGGCAGGCTCATTGGTATAGATATTGGAGAGGTGCCAAAGCTTTTCACCCTGCTCTTTAAGCGCGTTAACCAGCACGGGATGACAGTGCCCTAGCGAGTTCACCGCAATGCCGCCTGCAAAATCGATATATTCACGCCCCTGCTGATCCCATAGTCGGCTACCCTCGCCACGCACCGGAATAATCTGCTGCGGTGCATAGTTAGGCGTCATGTAGTGATCAAAATCCTGCCGAGTTGGGATGGTGCTCATGGGGCAAACTCTCCAATAGAGTAATGGGGTAGAAACAGTATAAGGCGCTGACGAGGCTATCTGCTTTCAGCAATGTGACAGGGAATTATGAATAACCACGCTTGGCTTTATGCACGCTAAGTCAGGCGCTCCTCACGGGGCGTCATGCCGAAATGGTTTCGATAGGCGGTTGAGAAGTGTGCGCCGGAGGAAAATCCTGTGGCAAAGGCGATATCGCCAATCGCGCGGTCGCTTTCACGCAGCTGCTTGCGTGCCTCTTGCAAACGTAAATCCAAATAGTAACGACTGGGCACTGCCTGGAGATATTTCTTAAATAGCCGCTCTAACTGACGGCGAGAAATACCCAAATGCTCCGCTAGTTCAAGGGTCGAAAGCGGCTCCTCTATATTGGCTTCCATTAGCGTGACGGCATCGACCAAGCTTTGCGGGGCATGCCCCAAACGGCTGCGAAGCGGCACGTGCTGGCGCTCATCGGCTAAACGAATACGATCACAAACGAACTGCTCCGATACCTGCTCGGCCAGTCGCGCCCCGTGATGCTGGCCAATTAGCGTGAGCATCATATCCATTGCAGCGGTGCCGCCCGCACAGGTCAGCCGGTCGCGGTCAATTTCAAACAGCTGCTGGGAAAGCGTTACCTGTGGATACGCCTGGGCAAAAGCCTCAAAACGCTGCCATGGAAGCGTCGCTCGGTAGCCTTCTAGCAACCCACAGCGTGCTAACACTTCCGTACCACCTGCCAAGCCGCCTAACGATACGCCACGGCCTTGGTGGGCTCGCAGCCATTCGTTAAGCTTAGCGGGCAGCGTGTAGGGCAGCGGCGTCGGCGCACAGATCAATAGCAGGTCAATAGGCCCCTGTACCTCGCTTAACGCATGCTGAGCCAGCAGCGAAAGCTGAGCACCGCTGCGCACCGGCTGACTATCCATGCTTAAGGTGGAGGTGTGATAAAGCATCTGGCCACTCAGCTGATTGGCCATTTGCAGTGGCTCAATAGCGCTGGCATGGGCCAATAACGAGAAGCCCGGCAGCAGCAGAAATGCGACCCGCCTGCGGACCACATTAGGCTGCGCCGTTAGCGGGCTAGGCTGCATGATAAGTCACTGAGTTGCATGAAGAACCGCCATCAACTGGTTGGGGTAAAGTGACGCATCAATGCAAATTGCCGGGCACTGGGCCCGGCAATGAAAGCATCAAGTAAGCACGTCGTGGGGCCTAGGCTTACAGACTGACGACATCAAACTTAACTGCCGGGCTGACATCGGCATCGTAATCGACATCGTTTCGCTCAAACCCAAACAGCTTCAAGAATTCGTGCTTGTAACCGGCATAGTCGGTAATGTCGAACAGATTGTCGGTCGTCACTTCCGGCCAAAGATCCTGGCAAGCTTGCTGCACATCGTCACGCAGCTCCCAATCATCTAGTCGCAGGCGGCCGACCTCATCGGTGGCAAACTCGCCGCGCTGACCTTGCTCGGAATAAAGCTGCTCACCGAACAGTCGATTCAACTGGTCAATGGTGCCTTCATGCAGGCCCTGCTCTTTCATGATGCGATAGACCATCGCGATGTACAGTGGCATAACCGGAATCGCCGCGCTCGCCTGAGTGACTACCGATTTAAGCACCGCGACATTGGCACCGCCGCCGCTGACCTTCAGGTGGCTATCAATCGCCGTCGCGGCGCGATCCAGGTCTTCCTTGGCTTTACCAAGCGCACCGTGCCAGTAAATCGGCCAGGTGATTTCTGTGCCAATATAGCTAAACGCGACGCTGCGTGCGCCTTTCGCCAGCACGCCAGCTTTATCTAGCGCGCTCATCCACAGTTCCCAATCTTCGCCACCCATGACGGTAATGGTGTCGTCAATTTCTTGCTGGGTCGCCGGCTCAACTTCCGCTTCGATGATCGCATCTTTATTGGTGTCGATAGCCGTAGCGCGGTACGTTTCGCCAATTGGCTTAAGGCTGGAGCGTTTCAGCTCGCCGGTATCCGGCATTTTACGAACGGGCGATGCCAGCGAGTAAATCACCAGATCAATCTCGCCCATGTCTTGCTTAATCAACTCAATAGCTTTTTCCCGCGCTTCGTGGGAGAACGCATCGCCATTGATGGAATTGCTATACAGGCCTTCTTGTTTAGCGAACTTATCGAAGGCAGCGCTGTTGTACCAGCCCGCGGTGCCAGGCTTAACATCAGTCGCGGGCTTTTCAAAGAATACGCCAAGCGTGTCAGCACCGTACCCAAACGCTGCGGTAATTCGCGCGGCTAAACCATAGCCACTCGATGCACCAATCACGAGCACCTTTTTCGGGCCGGCGCTTTTATCTAAACCGCGGGCACGGGTAGCCTCGATCTGCTCAAGAACGTTTTTCTCACAGCCCACCGGGTGAGTAGTCGTACAAATAAAGCCGCGCACCTTGGGTTTAATAATCATATCGAACCTCGTTATCAGATTGGTTGGATTATCGACATCGCGATGTCGTGACTCAATGGGGCTATTCTAGCTGTCTCCGTGCGCGCTGTCCGCTCTTGCGCTATTGTCCGCGCTTGAGATCACCAGACTTTCGCGTCACGATAGCGGATAACGTCCCTATGCCAGCAACGACTCCCCAGACGAGGCCACCATGAATGCACAGCAGCTAGTAGACGAACGCGGCGATCTTTGGCTAGCGTTAGCGCCGCTGTGGCTTGATCGTGAGCCCAGCGAACGGGATTACGCGCATATGCTGGACGTCGTTCAACGCTACGAGATGTCGCTTAAGGAATTGGAGTGGATGTTTCGTTTGGAAATGGCGCCGGTCATGTCGCGCCATCAGCTTTCCATTGCTAGCGAATGGCGCCAATTTAACGACCGTAAGCTCATGCAGCAGTTGGTCAACCACAACCTGCGCCTGAAAGGCTGGCGGCGTAAAAGCTGGGCGCTGTTTTCAGGATTGACCACCATGATGGTGCGCCACCGCTTGAATGCGCTAATGAACCGCTTGGCCGTCGTACGAGGTGAACAGGTTTAACGCACCCATACCGCGACGCTACGGATAAGATTCATCTAAGGCTTTTTCCAACGCCAATCGCAATGGGCGACCGTGGTCACGCGGGCCAAAGCGAGCAATGACGTTCCCATCACGACCAATCAAGAACTTAGTGAAATTCCACTTAATCATTTGCGTGCCCAGTACGCCTGGCGCCTGATGCTTAAGCCACACAAACAGTGGATGAGCACGGCCGCCATTCACATGCACTTTCTCCAACAGCGGAAAATTGATCCCATACTGCTGCTCGCCAAATTGACAGAACGCCTGGGCATTCTCCGGGGATTGTCGCCCAAATTGATTGCATGGAAATCCCAGCACGGTAAAACCACGATCACGATAGCGCTGATAAAAGGTTTCCAACTCTTTTAGCTGTGGCGTGAAGCCACATTGGCTAGCCACGTTCACCACCAATAACACTTGGCCACGCAACGCCCGTAGATTGAACGGCTTACCTTGATGGGTATAACAGTCTTGGTCGTAAATCGTCATTAAATAGGCCCTACAAATACCTTAAACGGCATAGCCATTACCATGCCACGGCTATGCTTTTTACACCAGCGGCCCGGCAACCACTCTCAGCGCCAGCGCGATGAGCAGCACGCCGGTAATGCGATTAATCCAGTGGGCATTCTTTTGCAGCCAGGGCAGAATTCGTGAATGCGAAAGCACCACCGCGACAAGCACGTACCAGCCACCGTCAATCACCATCGCGGTCAGCACAATAATCCCTTTCGCCAACGCATTCATGTCTGGGGTAACAAACTGACTGAGCAGCGCCACAAAAAACAGGATCAGCTTAGGGTTTCCTAACGCAACCAGCACGCCCTCTTTAGCCGCCTGCCCCCGGCTAGTGGCCATGGCAGCGGGGTGCAAAGCGCCTGCATTGCCGGCGCGCAGCGCTTGAAACCCTAGCCAGGCTAGGTAAGCGGCGCCGCACCAGGTGATCAGTTGGAACAGCATCGGAAAACCGGCAATCAGCGCGCCTAGCCCCCATACCGTCAGCAGTGCGTAAAAGCCTACGCCAAGCGTATGAAAGATTGCCGCTATCACGCCAAACAAACGCCCGCCGCCTAACGTATGGCGTAGCACTAATGCCAAGCTTGGCCCTGGTGACATCGCGCCCATGGCGCAGATAGCGGCTAATGATAGCCAGAGTGTCAGCGGCATCGCGTTTTATTCCTGAGATCAAATGTCAGCCCATGGGGGCAAACTGCGAGTATACGCGAAGTGGAGCCTGCTCTTTGGCGAGCGGCTTAAATAACGCTGTTAGCATGGTACGCTGTTGGGTAAAATTTGCTCTTTGAGCTCTTTTCAAATTTCAAAATACCGCCCGCTCAATGCGCGAGGTATGGCTAACACAGGACGGCAACATGGGTAGGGCTTTTCAGAACCGTAAGGAATCCATGGCCAAAACGGCCGATGCGAAGACCAAGGTCTATAGCAAATACGGGCGCGAGATCTACGTTTGCGCTAAAGCCGGTGGCAGCGACCCAAATGGCAATCTAGCACTGCGTGGTTTAATGGAGAAGGCCAAGAAAGACCAGGTTCCTTCCCACGTTATTGATAAAGCGCTCGATAAAGCCAGCGGTGCAGGCGGCGAAGATTTCTCTACCGCCCGCTATGAAGGCTTCGGGCCTGGCAATGTCATGGTGATCGTTGACTGCCTAACCGACAACCCTAACCGCACCTTTGGCGACGTTCGCGGCTGCTTTACCAAAACCAAGAGCAAAATTGGCACCCCCGGCAGCGTGAGCCACATGTTCGACCACTGCGCTATTTTCTCGTTTAGCGGTAGCGATGAAGACGCCGTGCTGGAAGCGCTTATGGAAGCGGATGTGGATGTCACCGACATTGAGCAAGAAGCCGAGCGCATTACCGTCTTCGCTCCGCACACTGATTATGCCAAGGCCAAACAGGCGCTATTAGACGCTTTTGGTGAGATTGACTTTGAGGCTGACGAAATTCAATTTCTGCCGCAAACCACCACGCCGGTTGAAGGCGACGACGTGGCGCTGTTTGAAAAATTCTTAGGCATGTTGAACGAGCTGGATGACGTACAAAATGTCTTCCACAGTGGCGAACTCCCTGAGTCAGATGAAGCTTAAGCGTTAGTCAGTTAATACGTCGACTGCGCAGCGTTGCGGGCATCCAGGGCAGCATCAGGTGGTAACAGTGCTGACCGGACGCCCGCCGCACTTAGCACTGTTTTGCCACGCACGGTTAGGTCGGTAATAAACAGAAATTGCTGACGTGGGTCTACCGGGTAGGCGCGTATCCGATAGTGAGTCCCCCAGGGCTTCTCTTCGGCCACCACGATGATCGGCTGGTCGAATTTTAAGTAAGCGCTGGTGAGCGCTACATCGCGCAGCGCTTTGCGCACCCAGCCTGCCTCATGCTCAGGATGAAGATAAAAACTCGCCACGCACTGCAAACTAGTCCCGCCATTATTGGCATTATAGATGGCGTGATCCCATAGCTTTAAGTGCGGCACCGCGACTAAATCATCATCGGGCGTTTGAATCTCGACGGTGCGCAGCCCTACGTGCTTGACCTCTCCATA
This DNA window, taken from Vreelandella profundi, encodes the following:
- a CDS encoding Na+/H+ antiporter NhaC family protein; the encoded protein is MENMGFISLIPPILSIVLAVLFRNVIVSLSVGIFAGLMMLSGGNPIAATTSTIRDYVTPQLTDSYNAAVIVLLFFIGGFVSLVEHSGGGAALASRTIHYINTKAKTQISAWMGGLIIFFSDMGTPLIVGPVFEKIFDKVKVSREKLAWILDSTSSPVAILIPFIGWGVYVMGLIREEFNHLGINASEFTAFVQTIPFQFYAILTVLAVPTVALARIDFGAMRQADQRVRETGQLYWPGSTPLRKVDAQLNSTGVESHPSLIWLPLSVLFVTLFSLLVAAGFPFESVPGSDFRVALSTAYFFAAVVLMSLMIYFKVKRLGDIFDIYISGMQKMVSVVLILVLAWALGSLLKEMGTANYIVDLMEGNVPSFIVPAVIFLSAAGMSFATGSSWGTFAIMLPLAIPMAAGLEAPIIISIAAVLSGGIFGDHCSPISDSTILASTGAGCDHIDHVRTQLPYALTNGGIALVSFVIAGLTESGLTVLISVFAMIATFYTLSRVQKNLVLKH
- the astB gene encoding N-succinylarginine dihydrolase, with the protein product MSTAAISNVREVNFDGLVGPTHNYSGLAVGNVASMSHGGLVSNPKEGALQGLLKMKSLMDAGYAQGVLPPQQRPDIGALRDLGFKGSHREVLARAATEAPHLLRAVCSASSMWTANAGTITPSRDAWDSRVHFTPANLQSSFHRYLEPQTTGRVLRAIFHDEQYFAHHPVLPATPDFSDEGAANHTRLCGEHGEPGVHLFVYGRQSFGGERQPARFPARQTLEASQAVARQHGLTEAQTVFAQQHPDAIDAGVFHNDVIAVGNGPVLLYHEMAFLDEEGTLDELRAKMSTPLIPIRVPLDAVSMEDAVASYLFNSQLLSNPDGTMTLVVPSECQEREAVWRTLQGYLLAGNNPISDVIVKDVKQSMRNGGGPACLRLRVVLTDAECAALTGRVLLTDALYGDLTAWVNRHYRDRLAPDDLADPQLAEESLTALDELTQLLQIGSVYPFQLR
- the astD gene encoding succinylglutamate-semialdehyde dehydrogenase, producing the protein MHAQQQQLINGAWVAGEADTFAKHDPISAKQLWQGASASSEQVGAAINAARGAFPSWARTPVTERQALVERFAEILKTRGEDLALAIASETGKPLWEARTEAGAMVGKIALSISAYHERTGEREKAVGSAKAVLRHRPHGVMAVFGPYNFPGHLPNGHMVPALLAGNCIVFKPSDQTPLTADLTLQCWLEAGLPAGVINLVQGGVAVGQSLAAHPGIDGLLFTGSANVGGMLHKQFAGQLDKILALELGGNNPLVVKDVPDQRAAVLAILQSAYLSGGQRCTCARRLMVPFGDVGDRLIDALSEAITKLHVAGQFDENPAPFYAGLVSVAAADGLLKAQDALEALGGTVINRMQRLQEGTSLLSPALIDVTGLDVPDEEHFGPLLKIHRYNDWDEALELANNTRYGLSAGLIGGDKADWDDFLLRIRAGIVNWNRQTTGASGDAPFGGVGDSGNHRPSAYYAADYCAYPVASMEADTLEMPDTLPPGVIL
- the astA gene encoding arginine N-succinyltransferase, whose product is MRIRPIAREDLDGLQALAQQAGVGFTSLPDNREFLAGKIEAAASAFEERTPVDDRLYFFVLEDEENGELAGCCAIEGQVGREVPFYNYRLGTLAHSSIQLDLHRTIDTLFLSSDHTGDAEVCSLFLRPEYRGEANCHLRNGALLSKARWLFIAQFRDRFPQKVLAEMRGVFDENNTSPFWESLGKHFFPMDFSEADRLTGLGQKSFIGELMPRFPIYTTFMAEEARACIGQVHRHTRPALEMLNKEGLRWEGYIDIFDGGPTVEAYIDDVGAIRNSRLCQVEVSPSAPQESVSRWLAATIQMRNFTASWIGRAPAHDNTIVLSEQEASRLDVTTGDFVRLLET